One genomic region from Actinomycetota bacterium encodes:
- a CDS encoding RHS repeat-associated core domain-containing protein, translated as DGLRTSKTVAGQTKPFSWDESGPVPLVLSDGELRFVYGPGGRPLYQLDAADVPTYLHQDQVGSTRQLTSATGEVVATFTYGPYGELSSATGTATTPLRFAGEYTDTETGFVYLRARYYDPATGQFISRDPLTALTGEPYLYAAGNPINAIDPLGLLSLRDVTRAVKKVAGTISVVSSAAAAVAYTTALVCGPVALRSGTALAAGAFFSATSAVTGAVATAIECTDGGGLDKACVAGIASTAINALVPRVGRGITTRFGEELGNRATAALANLGFSTNTAGLLWGKQASRDRGGADLAEGADWCPV; from the coding sequence GCGACGGCCTGCGCACCTCCAAGACGGTGGCCGGCCAGACGAAGCCCTTCTCCTGGGACGAGTCCGGCCCCGTCCCCCTCGTGCTCTCCGACGGCGAGCTGCGCTTCGTCTACGGCCCCGGGGGCCGTCCCCTCTACCAGCTCGACGCCGCCGACGTGCCCACCTACCTGCACCAGGACCAGGTCGGCTCCACCCGCCAGCTCACCTCGGCCACCGGCGAGGTGGTGGCCACCTTCACCTACGGCCCCTACGGCGAGCTGTCTTCGGCCACCGGGACCGCCACCACCCCGCTGCGCTTCGCCGGCGAGTACACCGACACCGAGACCGGCTTCGTCTACCTGCGGGCCCGCTACTACGACCCGGCGACGGGGCAGTTCATCAGCCGGGACCCGCTTACGGCCTTGACGGGCGAGCCCTACCTGTACGCCGCGGGCAACCCGATCAACGCGATCGACCCGTTGGGACTGCTGTCGCTGCGCGACGTGACACGCGCAGTGAAGAAGGTCGCCGGCACGATCAGTGTGGTATCGAGCGCTGCGGCGGCGGTCGCTTACACGACGGCCCTTGTCTGTGGGCCTGTTGCCCTGCGCTCGGGCACCGCCCTGGCAGCGGGCGCCTTCTTCAGCGCCACCTCGGCCGTCACCGGCGCTGTCGCCACGGCCATTGAGTGCACAGACGGCGGGGGCCTCGACAAGGCATGCGTCGCTGGGATCGCGTCGACAGCGATCAACGCCCTTGTTCCTCGCGTGGGGCGCGGCATCACGACGCGCTTCGGGGAGGAGCTTGGTAATCGCGCTACGGCGGCTCTGGCCAACCTCGGGTTCTCGACGAATACCGCCGGGCTGCTGTGGGGCAAGCAAGCATCGCGCGACCGCGGAGGAGCCGACCTCGCTGAAGGAGCCGACTGGTGTCCGGTGTGA
- a CDS encoding RHS repeat-associated core domain-containing protein, whose protein sequence is MGLEGEYADAETGFVYLRARYYDPATGQFISRDPLTAMTGAPYAYTNNNPLNGTDPLGLFRVGRLCTPSLSEVAEVAGVAGHREGLESSSNGERPQSRKGGPNRVVHGDLEPIRPAPQGDKPSMAWRASATLGASRLFGSGAKC, encoded by the coding sequence GTGGGCCTTGAAGGCGAGTACGCCGACGCCGAGACCGGCTTCGTCTACCTCCGGGCCCGCTACTACGACCCGGCCACGGGGCAGTTCATCTCGCGGGACCCGCTTACGGCTATGACGGGCGCGCCGTACGCGTATACAAACAACAACCCGCTCAACGGGACGGACCCCCTCGGGCTGTTCCGCGTTGGGCGACTCTGCACCCCGTCGCTGAGTGAGGTCGCGGAGGTCGCTGGGGTGGCGGGCCACCGCGAAGGGCTCGAGTCTTCGAGCAACGGGGAACGCCCTCAGAGCCGAAAGGGCGGCCCGAATCGAGTCGTCCACGGCGATCTGGAGCCGATTCGGCCAGCTCCGCAGGGTGACAAGCCTTCGATGGCTTGGCGAGCGAGCGCAACGCTCGGCGCGTCCAGACTGTTCGGTAGCGGGGCGAAGTGTTGA
- a CDS encoding SCP2 sterol-binding domain-containing protein, protein MPKYLTQEWLDLQREVAQEFPERPGATAHLQYHVTGGPDGDVRYHWYVEDGKVRVDALGDDPDTEITLTLTYEDSVKMQKGELDETAAFMQGRLKASGNMGKLMSLMPLTQSPEYKAIKAKITENTEF, encoded by the coding sequence ATGCCCAAGTACCTGACTCAGGAGTGGCTCGACCTCCAGCGCGAGGTCGCCCAGGAGTTCCCCGAACGGCCGGGCGCCACCGCCCACCTCCAGTACCACGTGACCGGCGGCCCCGACGGCGATGTCCGCTACCACTGGTACGTCGAGGACGGCAAGGTCCGAGTCGACGCCCTAGGCGACGACCCCGACACCGAGATCACCCTCACCCTCACCTACGAGGACTCGGTGAAGATGCAGAAGGGCGAGCTGGACGAGACGGCCGCCTTCATGCAGGGCCGGCTCAAGGCGTCGGGCAACATGGGCAAGCTCATGAGCCTCATGCCGTTGACCCAGAGCCCCGAGTACAAGGCCATCAAGGCCAAGATCACCGAGAACACCGAGTTCTGA
- the mca gene encoding mycothiol conjugate amidase Mca, which produces MSEPFCLLTVHAHPDDESSKGAATLARYGAEGVRTVLVCCTGGEEGDILNPAMDRPEVRDRLADVRREELARAAAEIGFHEVVMLGYRDSGMAGAPCNDDPRCFARADFDEAVGRLVEVIRRERPQVVITYPDEQNRYPHPDHLRVHEVTVPAFDAAGDPDAYPEAGPPWQPLKLYYSSWSRARMVAAHDKFLELGLESPYSPEWFDRPATDERITTKIDISGHYDVRRRALLAHATQIDPTSKFWFGLPADVVVYPWDDFVLARSLVGPVPEPGDGPLEDDLFAGLYDRVHPGA; this is translated from the coding sequence ATGTCTGAGCCCTTCTGCCTGCTGACGGTCCACGCCCACCCCGACGACGAGTCGTCGAAGGGGGCCGCCACCCTGGCCCGCTACGGCGCCGAGGGGGTGCGTACGGTGCTCGTGTGCTGCACCGGGGGTGAGGAGGGCGACATCCTCAACCCGGCCATGGACCGGCCCGAGGTCCGTGACCGGCTGGCCGATGTCCGCCGTGAGGAGTTGGCCCGGGCCGCGGCGGAGATCGGGTTCCACGAGGTCGTGATGCTCGGCTACCGCGACTCGGGCATGGCCGGCGCCCCGTGCAACGACGACCCCCGTTGCTTCGCCCGAGCCGACTTCGACGAGGCCGTGGGCCGGCTGGTGGAGGTCATCCGCCGCGAACGGCCCCAGGTCGTCATCACCTATCCCGACGAGCAGAACCGCTACCCCCATCCCGACCACCTGCGGGTCCACGAGGTCACCGTGCCCGCCTTCGACGCGGCCGGCGACCCCGACGCTTATCCCGAGGCCGGCCCCCCCTGGCAGCCCCTCAAGCTCTATTACTCGAGCTGGTCGCGCGCCCGCATGGTGGCGGCCCACGACAAGTTCCTCGAGCTCGGCCTGGAGTCGCCCTACAGCCCGGAGTGGTTCGACCGCCCGGCCACGGATGAGCGCATCACCACCAAGATCGACATCTCCGGGCACTACGACGTGCGACGGCGGGCGCTGCTGGCCCACGCCACCCAGATCGACCCGACGTCGAAGTTCTGGTTCGGGCTGCCCGCCGACGTGGTCGTCTACCCGTGGGACGACTTCGTCCTGGCCCGCTCGTTGGTCGGTCCCGTTCCCGAGCCGGGCGACGGCCCTTTGGAGGACGACCTGTTCGCCGGGCTGTACGACCGGGTGCACCCCGGGGCTTGA
- a CDS encoding ATP-binding protein, whose amino-acid sequence MKIAFVGSFSTGKTTLANLFAREWDYPLLPEVARQVVELGFPLDQSATAETEALIFLKQWRAEMSHERFVADRSIYDVLAYADWVMENQDGDRKENHLWYESREIATYDLRARYDHVFYLPVEFPIVLDGLRPDDPAFQADIDRRIRHLLETADVSFHTLTGSVEQRQDQVRALVSR is encoded by the coding sequence GTGAAAATCGCCTTCGTCGGGTCGTTCTCCACCGGGAAGACCACCCTTGCCAACCTGTTCGCCCGCGAGTGGGACTACCCGCTGCTGCCCGAGGTCGCCCGCCAGGTCGTCGAACTGGGCTTCCCGCTCGACCAGAGCGCAACCGCCGAGACCGAAGCCCTGATCTTCCTCAAGCAGTGGCGGGCGGAGATGTCCCACGAACGGTTCGTGGCCGACCGCTCGATCTACGACGTCCTCGCCTACGCCGACTGGGTCATGGAGAACCAGGACGGCGACCGCAAGGAGAACCACCTGTGGTACGAGTCACGCGAGATCGCCACTTACGACCTGCGCGCCCGCTACGACCACGTGTTCTACCTGCCCGTCGAGTTCCCGATCGTTCTCGACGGCCTGCGGCCTGACGACCCCGCCTTCCAAGCCGACATCGACCGCCGCATCCGCCACCTCCTGGAGACGGCCGACGTGTCCTTCCACACCCTCACCGGCTCCGTCGAGCAACGCCAGGACCAGGTCCGCGCCCTGGTCAGCCGCTGA
- a CDS encoding caspase family protein — protein MADPRYRALLIGNSTFPADSNNLQALEGPVNDVALLRSALTDRQCGLFEPGAVRMLPERTSAEVLVELDQFFSQARRDDVLLLYYSGHGLLNERGQLFLCTRDTRTDLLKSTSVSSTAVNMMFEESAARTTVIVLDCCHSGAFKGGSLPDSLRGSGRFLLTSCRSGQLANDSDRRNGTSLFTQHLVEGIVGGADDHDGDGYVEVTDLFDYVSERLREQGRQIPQRSFSGDGDIAIARRAPAASSAASSPVAQPVAPEPVAPAGPSALAPSVLAEPRPPAAAPGRADPVGPVGPVGPVEPVEVVRAELDFGTLRAGQVSPRHRVRLVGDLDVAGADPLIKAGRDGDAVVVAVDTAVTGTITGEVALRGTSTTGRILVRAVIEAAAPIPASPSPAATSPTAGSPALAGPAGPQLQPQMEAPSASGPVGTPGPVGTPGPVGTPGPAPPRRSGPPVQPPSPAPRRGLWPPDRRTVTVAGAAVALVAVVLVLVVALGTGDDGGPGGTADQAGPGTAVAVEGTRVWTDTGIDVRAGQDIVVQARGVVDTAVGAPDRSSTPDGIAGEEHYENNVVQGVAHAALIGRIDDGEPFLVGSRLSRPAPASGRLFLGVNDLGTENNRGRYDAVVSE, from the coding sequence GTGGCCGACCCCCGCTACCGAGCCCTGCTGATCGGCAACTCGACCTTCCCGGCCGACTCCAACAACCTCCAGGCCCTGGAGGGCCCCGTGAACGACGTGGCCCTGCTGCGCAGCGCCCTGACCGACCGCCAGTGCGGGCTGTTCGAGCCCGGCGCCGTGCGTATGCTGCCCGAACGCACCAGCGCCGAGGTCCTCGTCGAGCTCGACCAGTTCTTCAGCCAGGCCCGGCGCGACGACGTCCTGCTGCTGTACTACAGCGGCCACGGCCTGCTCAACGAGCGGGGCCAGCTGTTCCTGTGCACCCGTGATACGCGGACCGATCTGCTCAAGTCCACGTCGGTGTCCTCGACGGCCGTGAACATGATGTTCGAGGAGTCGGCCGCCCGCACCACCGTGATCGTCCTGGACTGCTGCCACAGCGGGGCCTTCAAGGGGGGATCGCTGCCCGACAGCCTGCGGGGCTCGGGCCGCTTCCTGCTGACGAGCTGCCGCAGCGGCCAGCTGGCCAACGACTCCGACCGCCGCAACGGCACCAGCCTGTTCACCCAGCACCTGGTCGAGGGGATCGTCGGGGGGGCCGACGACCACGACGGCGACGGCTACGTGGAGGTCACCGACCTGTTCGACTATGTAAGCGAGCGGTTACGGGAGCAGGGCCGCCAGATCCCCCAGCGCAGCTTCTCGGGCGACGGCGACATCGCCATCGCCCGCCGGGCCCCCGCAGCCTCGTCAGCGGCTTCGTCCCCCGTCGCCCAGCCGGTGGCGCCCGAGCCGGTCGCGCCGGCCGGACCCAGCGCGTTGGCGCCGAGCGTACTGGCCGAGCCGCGCCCCCCGGCGGCCGCCCCTGGGCGAGCGGATCCGGTGGGCCCGGTGGGCCCGGTGGGCCCGGTGGAGCCGGTGGAGGTGGTGCGGGCCGAGCTCGACTTCGGGACCTTGCGGGCCGGCCAGGTGTCGCCCCGGCACCGGGTCCGGTTGGTGGGGGACCTCGACGTGGCCGGGGCCGACCCCTTGATCAAGGCGGGGCGCGACGGGGACGCAGTCGTCGTGGCCGTGGACACGGCGGTGACCGGGACCATCACCGGTGAGGTCGCCTTGCGGGGCACTTCCACCACCGGGCGCATCCTCGTGAGGGCCGTGATCGAGGCGGCCGCACCCATCCCCGCCTCGCCCAGCCCTGCCGCGACCAGCCCCACCGCGGGAAGCCCTGCACTGGCGGGCCCGGCCGGGCCCCAGCTCCAGCCCCAGATGGAGGCGCCCTCGGCCTCCGGCCCCGTCGGCACGCCCGGCCCCGTCGGCACGCCCGGCCCCGTCGGCACGCCCGGCCCCGCGCCGCCTCGTCGCTCGGGGCCGCCGGTTCAGCCCCCGAGCCCGGCTCCCCGGCGCGGCCTGTGGCCCCCCGACCGGCGGACGGTGACGGTGGCCGGCGCGGCGGTCGCGCTGGTGGCGGTGGTCCTGGTGCTGGTCGTGGCCCTGGGCACCGGGGACGACGGCGGCCCCGGGGGCACGGCCGACCAGGCCGGCCCGGGGACGGCGGTGGCCGTGGAGGGCACCCGGGTCTGGACCGACACGGGCATCGACGTACGCGCCGGCCAGGACATCGTGGTCCAGGCCAGGGGGGTGGTCGACACGGCCGTGGGGGCGCCCGACCGGTCGAGCACGCCCGACGGGATCGCGGGCGAGGAGCACTACGAGAACAACGTCGTCCAAGGAGTGGCCCACGCCGCCCTCATCGGCCGTATCGACGACGGCGAGCCGTTCCTCGTGGGGTCGCGACTGAGCCGGCCGGCCCCCGCCTCGGGCCGCCTCTTCCTGGGCGTCAACGACCTGGGCACCGAGAACAACCGCGGCCGCTACGACGCCGTCGTGTCCGAGTAG